tattctagttgttattttattattattgaattgtttcaATAAATATTAGattgaaaaaaaatgatgaatattatttataactaatATCCCAAAGTCTTATGGAAtgtgaattataataattattttttcatttatattatattttaaatttttgactaacaagagtgataaattttattattgttatgaACCTAATTATAATTCTGATTCTTTTACTAAATTCATAgaataatatgatatttatgcTCATTATAATTTACCAGATATGCCACAACATAATAAGATAGcgctatttattttttttactcgaATCAATATGAGGAGAAGCTTTAAGGATAATTATATATCTTAAACAAGGTTCTTAATAAGTcacttttattaatttttttaaagttattGATTAATAGAAAATTCAACTCGAGACGTTTACATATTTAGGATTGTTCtacgaagaaaagaaaagagtctTCGATttatatgaaaagaaattagattcaaggattatttttaggtattttattacttatccaaaaaaaaattcataaggaTACATATTTTATTGTCATAATCATAATATGAGGATAGTTGAATCTAGTAATAAATGATTCCTATAAAATAATGAATTAGTGATagtaaaaatctcaaaatttaatcttgatattgaggagatacaagttgatatttctttattattttatatttaagatattattgTTCCTTaaatcactaaaagaattgatgaggataaataataaaataatattgattaaCTCTCAGATGATATTAATATCATCGCTAATGATCTCATAGAATGATCATAACTAATAGTTTTGAGAAGATTTCAAAGGGAAAAaagtcttataattttttattattatgcgaTATATCTATACGAATTAGATTATACCATAGAAAATAAATGATCCATCATTGTTTTCATAAGCtatgaaaattaattattatgaGAAGTGATATGATGCGATGAAAGAAGAGTTGAAAACAATATACTTGAATAGTGTCTGAGAACTCATCAAATTACCTTCTAACTATAAAAAAagtaattataaataaaattttaagataaaatataattcaaagggtaatatcgaatgatataaaagTTAGACTtgtagttaaatattttatttataaaaaatatcgaTCATAACAagatatttctttaattttttaattgaaCTCATCAAGAATCATTATGACATTAGTAGTAatatgattttgagttacatcAAATGGATATAAAAATAACTTTTTCGATAGAAAATCTAGATAAGaaaaatttaaatgaattaacttaaatgattcatagagaaaataaaatttgatatacaaattaaaaaaaatctatttatgactTTAAGAAttttggtatataaagtttcataacatTATTATTTCCTTTAggtttaagaaaaatactattaatcAATATTTATATCTAAATATTAATGTgagtaaatttattatattaatattatatacgAATATTTTGCTTGCAAATAATGATATTGGTTTATTGTACTAAACCAAAAATTTTCTAATTTTGAGGTTGTCAATATGAATAAGACAGTTTATGTTATTTATATTGAGATATTAATAAATATATCTATAATACTGGCACTGAAATATTTATGAATATATCTCAAAGATTACTAAGATTGTCTCGTAAAGAAGAGAGATTTAGTATATAACATCATTTAGCAaacgataaaaataaaaaaattttaattaaagcaTGTGCTTTTTAAAATAACTTTaaaatgaatcaaataaaaaaaatccttatGTATacatagttggaagtctattatacgtTCAAGTATATATTAGACTatatatcaattttatagttCAAATATTAGGTAGATATTAAAGTTACCCATAAATTAAGTACTAAAAgactaaaaattataataaaatatttaaaaggaaTGAATGATTATATAAAATTAGACCAGAttgaaatgatgatatttttagaTATTAATTTATAAATTACCTTAACAGTCGGAAGTCTATTttacattttatatttatattagttggaTGTATAAtttaaaaagaatataaaatcatatattattacattatcaacaataaaagttgattttgtggcatacTTTAAGGTCGCTAATCAAGTTTTataattgtaaaattttatcttatgaCTTGGTGTAGTCAAATTCAATCATTAAGTCACTGAAGATACTTTATGACATAttacaatatatttttttctctgaGAATGATAAGTACTCTAGTAGTTCTatacattatggtataaagtccttgattattaaaaaatatataaaaataattaacatCAATTAAGAAATTAAGTTTGATTGTATTGATTGTTGATTCATTAACTTAGGACTTACCGTctaaagttttttaaaaaatatattttatgatacatATTTGAGTAGACCTTataattgatattattatttatataattaatatatatatatatatacatattataattgaatatgatatatattataatcatacacacacacacacacatatatatatatatatatatatatatatatatatatatatatatatatatatatatatatatatatatatatatatatataattgaatagGATAATAAGATTATCTTGAGATAAATTATATAGATTATTTTGTATAGCATTAGGAATGACTAACAATGTTATATTATATGAAAGAAATTATAACATTTATAATCACATTGATATAGTATTATAGTCATGTTTAATATAGTATTATAGtcctttgaatattttttttcaacAAATCCTTTATAGTTCTTCAACATTACAAATGCCTGAGACTTTTCCTACAAGAAATATACCTTAAATTTttttactataatcatcaataaaaataataaggtACCTTTTACCTCCATTAAATGTCAGATTTATATGAGCACAAATGTCAGGATGGACCAACtttaatacattttttttttttgtttgctctCGATGATTTTGCCTTGAAAAATTGTTAGCTATATTATTTGCTAACAATACAATCTTCTGAAACACATGATGGCAATCAAAATATGAAAGTCCAATTatcatgttttttcttttataaggTTGTTAATctactaaaattttaatttccaAATTGATAGTATCATAACCATGTCAAATTCTTTAATTTTGAAGATAATTAAGAGTGAGAAATATTGTTTAGATATAAAGAAAATATACAGTTCACTGTCATGTTGCCTTGAGCAATGAATTCCTCTCTTTAAATCTTGAATTTGATAAACTAAGTAAATTGATTTTCAAATTtgaaacaaatgaaacattagaAATAATTTAGATATAAGTGAGATGGTAGAATCATTTCCAAACTTTATTGTCCTTTGAAAGGATTTATCCAATTGAGGAAATATAACCTTGTCTCCACACACCTTGTATCCAAATATAAATACAATAGTCTTTTATgagtcccttttttttttaaatttatagcaCACCATTAAAAGAGAgatctcttctctcttctctacaaaattaatttttttaaaaatattttaaatttgtataatattcaaaataataatgatatgacATCTATAACATTCAATCTGAGATTTATTTTCAGACTTTGAATTTTGATTGGttgaatatttatttcttttgttcATTCAGAAtcaatagtattattattattattattattattattattattattattattattatttataatatttgtttTTATCATTCATTATTTTTTACGATTCTATCCTTTTTGATTGGTTGTCGCTTGTAGGGCTTCTTCGTCTTCTTTGTCTTGTTGGATAATTTTTtgctaaaaaatttataattaatcaatAGTAAGTTCATCGATTTCTTTGGAATCTTTAATAGAAAAGAtaacaaaattaaattttgatgtaATTGACTGAAAGATTTTTTGTTTTATGATACAAACGTCCTCTATCTTATCACCATAAACACGAAAATAAATCAAAAATTTGGTTACTTGATTTCATACGTATCTTTTCTATGATTTTTGACATTCTAACTCTTTAGATCTATAGTCTTCTAACCCTCTACATCTATAATCTTTTGGCTTTGATTCCATATTATTAATCGGAAAGAAAGAGAAACCGAGAAGAAACAATGTAAATTTGTTTCATTGATACCATACGACCTCTCCCGAGAACAGTGGCGACTGTCCTATCCTTCCTTCCGTCCTTTCGCAACTATCATCGCGTCACTGCTGCCAACAAATCCATGCCAATCTTTCGCATTGGGTGGGGACGCCAACTCATCgccatctcttcttcttccctactCCTACTCGTAGAGGAAGAGTGGTCTCTGTTCTTGTCCACTCCATCGCACCACATCTCTGCGATCAAATCTCGTCGATGTGAAATTTTACGCTTCACATAGGATTCCCGTATTAATGGCGGATGAGACAGATTTCTTAGAACCTGAAACCAAATTAGGGTCGATCGATGCCCTAAAATGCTCGGGTCCCACATCCACGACTTTGGTTACGAATCCAACGAAAGAAACCAAGCAAGTGAGAGCGACTTGGGGGGAGCAAAAGCCACCGattcatacaatgcatacattggcGGTGCTAAGGTCGGCACCGCTGGACCACTCCCCATCTCTCCCGCTTCCGTACAACTACGCCCCCCTTTCACCTTCTTCATCATTCATgcatctatctatatatatatatataatacggaTTTAATGCATGAGATATCGACGAGGAACATACATTATTAAGCCAAAAtagattaattataatatatattgacTGCTAAAATAAGAGTAAACGGGGCTCCACGACACCACAACATTCGTCGATTACGCCTTTTGGTTCACGACGATGATTGATCGGGCATTCCCCGTTCCGTTCGGCTCCGACGTGGCCGTTTCTTCGTTGCAAACACCGGTCGGCATCAGAGAGGAAGAGTCCAAAGCGGAGCCCCCATGTCGCATGTGCGTCTCCTACACCAGTCGTAGACACCGCAGCCTCACCACGTGCACCCTTCGAGCTACTGCTACTGTTACGGATTCCTTCGCCATtgctgccctctctctctctctctctcactcgctCCCTCACTCCAAAGAAAACGGTcttataataattaatatttttctcttttgttttataaatttatattaattaaataaaaaatatatatggatatattaaTGAATGGAAAATACGGGAAAAGACAACCCTATCTGTATCGTTGTTTCGGGAGCGAAAGAAAGCAGTCACCGCCCTCAAAAAGAACTCACCGGGCACGGGCGTAACGTTTCTTTCCTCCACCTTTGGGTGCCTGTGGCGAGCTGGCGAGCTGCTGATCCTCGCCCCTCCGTTCCTTTCTCCGAAGCGGTCGGCGCGGGCTTCACGTGACGGAGGGGTCGGCGGGGACGGGGATGGCTCAGATCCCGCTTCGTAGTCGGAGCATTCGGTCGATTTAGGTGACACGGCTCCTCCGCTTCTCGATCTTGTCGTTAGCTTCTGGGTGGGGTTTCTATGGTTGGTTCTTGTCCCAAGAAAGTGTGGCGGTGATTCGGGGGAGGGAGGTGGCCGGCGACCTGGAGATACTACGCTTCCGGTACGTGTTATGATTCGATGCTTCTCGTTCTTCCGACGCTTTGGTGTGTTCTTTAGGGCAACGCTGTCTTCCAGCTTCTTTCAAGATTTCGtttccttctcctttttctttcttctgttcTGTTTCTACTTCCGTTGGTGAAATCCGTCGATCAATTGGCGGTGTGATGATCAGGAATTTCGGTTTTCGGTTACTCTTGGGGTTCATAAGTCTAGATTCTTGAGctgatttctttcctttttttttttcctttgatctTCATGTTGTGTactgtgaaaattttcttttttggcGCTTCTTGTTTACCAAGATTGCGGGGTTGAAATCTGTGCGCCAAAAACTCGTGCTGAAACCGGGAATCTCATGTAAGCATGGATGTGTTCCGTGCTCCGATGTTTTAGATGGTCCAAAGCAAATGCACATTGTGACTTGGAATTTTCTTTCTTCGACACAAAGACACACAGAGAATGGAGAATTGGAGGTCTGAAACATTCATTCATGTCCTCATTTCGGGTTGAAGATTTGGTTAGCTTCTGATCATGACCAAGGCCATTCATAGAGTTCCCGTCAAAGATGAGACCGGTAGTAACGTTAGCAGCCACCCGAGGGAAGAAGAGTATGGCGCCATCAGCGACCACCTTCGCAACCATGTGCATCTGACTAACTGCATACATTTGAAGAACCACATGCACCGCCGGAGCCCCAACTTCGCCGAGAGGTCCCTCATGAGGGATCTCATTGTCCTCCAGAAGTCGACGTCCCTGAGAGACCCGTCCACCAGTCCTCCCTCGTGGGTCTCCCCTTACATAGTGGCGGGCTTTGCCAGGAAATCTGAGAAGGATGGCTCTACCAATAGCAGGAGGAGGTCTATAGAAGTTGATCGACGGAGAGAGATTGGCCGACTGTCTGTAAGTTCACCACTCGTCGGAGGTGTGGCAACGGCAAAAGTCACTGCCGTGGAAGCAGCTGGTGGTTACGATTTTGAGCAAAGAGACAAGGATGCTGTGATCAATACAGCAGAAGAGACAGGCAGAAGTCGCAAGAGCGATAGTTTGTCTGGCAACCGAGTTACTTTGAAGGAGACACCCCCCAAGGAAGTGGTGGGACAAGAAAAGGAGGAGCCCGATAAGCGTGCCAATGGACAGATTTTCACACCTAAGGCACTACCCGAGCAATTGGAAGAGGTTCCAAACCGGTCATGCAATTTTGGCAAGAAAAATTCAGACTTATTTCTTCATGGTAGGCACGAGAGCAAGGGAAGAACCAACAATGATGTAGAAAATACTAATCATGACCATTATCGCCAGTCAAATAGGGGGAAGAAGTGCAGGCTGAGAGGTGCAAGGCGAGCTCGGGGATCTGTTGATTTGGGAGGTTTCGGTGATCGCCATGATTTAACCATTGCTCCAGACAATGTAGCCCAAGATTCCAAGAACCAGAAAGGTTATGCGGAGGATTTTGAAGAAGATACTGAGCTGGAGGCTGCACGGATGCAGAGAAATGTATGTGGGATTCCTTGGAATTGGTCAAGAATTCATTATCGAGGAAAGACATTTCTTGATATAGCTGGGAGGGGTTTGTCCTGTGGGCTATCTGATTCTAGGATTAAAAAGGCTGGAGGCCCTGTTCCACAAAGAGAAGGAAATACTTCGAATGTGGCCACAGCATCCGATCATTTCACTCCATCAACGAGCTCAGACTCTGAAGTTCTACCATTATTGATTGAGGCGCCGGATTCTCAGGACAGTGGTGCTCATCGTTTCCTTTCGAGGGATTATTCAGGAGAGCTGGAAATTTTCTCCAATCATAGCCTGAGGCATGATAGAGACTCTGACCTGGCATCTGAAGTTAGATCAAGTCAGCAGAGGTCTAGACAGTGTGGTCGTGGCAGACACAGGAGTCTGACACAGAAATACATGCCAAAAACCTTCAAAGATCTCGTGGGACAGAACTTGGTCGTTCAAGCTCTTTCCAATGCCATTTTAAGAGGAAAAGTAGGGTTGATTTATGTCTTTTATGGAGCTCATGGGACAGGGAAGACGTCTTGTGCTCGCGTATTTGCTAAAGCTTTGAATTGCCTGTCTGTGGAGGTTCCAAAGCCTTGTGATGTTTGTAGTTCCTGCATTTCAAATAATCTAGGTAGGAGCAGAGATGTGCTGGAATTTGGACCAGTTGGTAACTTCAATTTTGAGAGCATTAAGGACGTCTTTGATGACGTGATGCTGTTACCAAGGTCATCCCAATATAGAGTGTTTATTCTTGATGACTGCGATGGGTTGCcttcaaatttttggagtaccATCATAAAGGACATTGATCGAGCACCGCGACACTTGATTTTTGTCCTTATCTGTTCGAATCTCGACCGATTACCTCATATTATCATATCCAGGTGCCAAAagttttttttcccaaaagtgaGAGACTCTGATATCATCTCTACTTTGCAATGGATTGCAACCAGTGAAGGTCTAGAAATTGACAAGGATGCTCTGAAACTTATAGCATCACGATCAGATGGCTCCTTAAGAGATGCTGAGATGACTCTTGATCAATTAAGTTTGCTCGGGAAGAAAATTTCTCTTCCA
The window above is part of the Musa acuminata AAA Group cultivar baxijiao chromosome BXJ2-6, Cavendish_Baxijiao_AAA, whole genome shotgun sequence genome. Proteins encoded here:
- the LOC103989607 gene encoding protein STICHEL-like 3, coding for MTKAIHRVPVKDETGSNVSSHPREEEYGAISDHLRNHVHLTNCIHLKNHMHRRSPNFAERSLMRDLIVLQKSTSLRDPSTSPPSWVSPYIVAGFARKSEKDGSTNSRRRSIEVDRRREIGRLSVSSPLVGGVATAKVTAVEAAGGYDFEQRDKDAVINTAEETGRSRKSDSLSGNRVTLKETPPKEVVGQEKEEPDKRANGQIFTPKALPEQLEEVPNRSCNFGKKNSDLFLHGRHESKGRTNNDVENTNHDHYRQSNRGKKCRLRGARRARGSVDLGGFGDRHDLTIAPDNVAQDSKNQKGYAEDFEEDTELEAARMQRNVCGIPWNWSRIHYRGKTFLDIAGRGLSCGLSDSRIKKAGGPVPQREGNTSNVATASDHFTPSTSSDSEVLPLLIEAPDSQDSGAHRFLSRDYSGELEIFSNHSLRHDRDSDLASEVRSSQQRSRQCGRGRHRSLTQKYMPKTFKDLVGQNLVVQALSNAILRGKVGLIYVFYGAHGTGKTSCARVFAKALNCLSVEVPKPCDVCSSCISNNLGRSRDVLEFGPVGNFNFESIKDVFDDVMLLPRSSQYRVFILDDCDGLPSNFWSTIIKDIDRAPRHLIFVLICSNLDRLPHIIISRCQKFFFPKVRDSDIISTLQWIATSEGLEIDKDALKLIASRSDGSLRDAEMTLDQLSLLGKKISLPLVQELVGLVSDEKLVDLLDLALSADTVNTVKSLREIMETGVDPLALMSQLATTITDILAGSYVFTRERLRRKFFRQQILSKEDMERLRQALRTLSEAEKQLRASSDKLTWLTAALLQLAPDQQYMLPSSSTDRSLNRSPLFLKNHCMTDTHVGSTNKQDDMQLVERSLLRGVGQGYSNGRSDDDLRNCIMMANGKGDGGQTSHISGKRHKNTEKIWQAVLEHIPSDTLRQFLYHEGNLNSVSLGVAPTVHLAFSSNANKSRAEKFRGQILQAFESVLSSPVILEIRCRSRNGVRSDVPVALPGSESGSSKMTKKRQSVKNKKLLYSESENLAGKLIEENVLRRICSSKSRWLHPGPHVMTEDEIVEAEPRENEPMNKTMGLKEKGLGSVGEEASTSHHRNMVPLSERKGTEQNQNKSLVRGRVSLAHVIQQADGCSRRGGWSRHKAMSIAEKLEQENLRLEPRSRSLLCWKSSRTTRAKLSNLKIRTRRPRFLLKLVTCGRCLHTRSPK